In Acaryochloris marina S15, a single genomic region encodes these proteins:
- a CDS encoding glycosyltransferase family 4 protein: MSQRLNVLISAYACRPHEGSEPGVGWNLVLELSKYHRIWVLTRGNNQVPIDTELSQHPVADLNFIYCEPSQVLAKLNQNLRIVHLHYYLWQLKAYWVAKKLHEEVNFDIVHHVTYVRYSTPSFLSFLPPPFIWGPVGGGETTPDKFWQSFSLRGKIYEILRDSARRLGEVDPFVHQTAVRSSLARGTTQDTVDRLKALGASEVEVYSQLGLSTSEIATLNLKSNNHKRTTRFVSIGRLLHWKGFHLGLQAFAQANLPEDTEYWIIGDGPERQHLQQLATTLQIDHQVKFWSQLSREETLNKLGECLALIHPSLHESGGLVCLEAMAAGCPVICLNIGGPAIHVTEETGFKISVQTPQQVIDDLAAAMVQISGDSDLWQRCSQAGQERAQTQFSWESKGLAQAQLYQELLEAAYP; encoded by the coding sequence ATGTCTCAACGCTTGAATGTGTTGATTTCTGCTTATGCCTGCCGACCCCATGAAGGATCTGAGCCTGGAGTGGGTTGGAATTTGGTGCTTGAATTATCCAAGTACCATCGTATTTGGGTATTAACTCGAGGAAATAATCAAGTCCCTATAGACACTGAACTCAGTCAACATCCTGTTGCAGATCTCAACTTTATCTATTGTGAACCATCGCAAGTTCTAGCCAAGCTGAATCAAAACCTCAGAATTGTTCACCTACACTATTATCTCTGGCAGTTAAAAGCCTACTGGGTAGCCAAAAAATTACATGAAGAAGTCAATTTCGATATTGTCCACCATGTGACTTATGTTCGATATTCAACCCCAAGCTTTCTGTCTTTCTTACCCCCTCCTTTCATTTGGGGGCCGGTAGGTGGCGGAGAAACCACGCCTGATAAGTTTTGGCAAAGTTTCAGCCTTCGGGGAAAGATCTATGAAATCCTTCGTGATTCTGCCCGTCGACTAGGAGAAGTAGATCCTTTTGTCCATCAGACAGCTGTAAGAAGTTCCCTTGCCCGAGGTACCACCCAAGATACCGTGGATCGGCTAAAGGCTCTCGGTGCTTCTGAAGTAGAGGTTTATTCGCAATTAGGATTGTCTACAAGCGAAATTGCCACATTAAACCTCAAATCGAATAATCATAAGCGGACAACGCGATTTGTCAGTATTGGGCGTTTACTACATTGGAAAGGGTTTCACTTGGGGTTGCAGGCCTTTGCACAAGCTAATTTACCTGAAGATACCGAATATTGGATTATTGGTGATGGCCCTGAACGTCAACATTTACAACAACTAGCAACAACACTTCAAATTGATCACCAAGTTAAATTCTGGTCTCAACTCTCTCGAGAAGAAACTCTTAATAAGTTAGGGGAATGCTTGGCATTGATCCACCCGAGTTTGCATGAGTCTGGTGGTCTTGTATGTCTGGAAGCAATGGCTGCAGGGTGCCCAGTCATATGTCTGAACATAGGAGGTCCAGCCATTCATGTAACGGAAGAAACGGGTTTCAAAATTTCTGTACAAACTCCACAACAGGTCATTGATGATTTAGCAGCTGCCATGGTACAAATTTCTGGAGATTCAGATCTTTGGCAACGCTGTAGTCAGGCGGGTCAAGAGCGTGCTCAGACCCAGTTTAGCTGGGAAAGTAAAGGGTTGGCTCAAGCTCAGCTTTACCAAGAACTCTTGGAAGCCGCTTACCCATAA
- a CDS encoding glycosyltransferase, protein MNIIIFNSLLLPPSQTFIRDPAEKLERFTAYYVGSRRVEGLELPLERTLVVNQGNLLGKIEEQVFKLTGFAPQLYQQIKALKPALIHAQFGLSGVLMLPWVKALDIPLIVHYRGADATISEADSKYTSLNHWLYFQKKETLKNKAQLFLTVSQFIRQKLIAQGFPEDKILNHYHGVDIQKFWADPNIARGPIVLFVGRLTEKKGCKYLLEAMSMVQRECSDVELVIIGDGPLRSELETIAQKSLKRYQFLGVQPPEVVKSWMNRARLLAAPSVTSSKGDAEGLPNVVLEAQAMSLPVVSTVHAGIPEAVVDGVTGYLSPEADSQGLANSMVRLFQDHTLWQTMSYKGREHVETQFDRAKQTKVLEGIYESVLSGEI, encoded by the coding sequence ATGAATATCATTATTTTTAATAGTTTATTATTACCTCCATCTCAAACTTTCATCCGAGATCCAGCAGAAAAACTAGAGCGGTTTACGGCCTATTACGTAGGGTCTCGCAGAGTTGAAGGACTGGAATTACCGTTAGAGAGGACATTGGTTGTTAATCAAGGTAATCTTCTCGGCAAGATTGAAGAACAGGTATTTAAACTAACCGGTTTTGCTCCCCAACTTTATCAGCAGATCAAGGCATTGAAACCAGCACTGATCCATGCTCAATTTGGTTTAAGTGGTGTACTCATGCTTCCTTGGGTCAAAGCTCTGGATATTCCTCTGATTGTTCACTATAGAGGAGCAGATGCCACTATATCTGAAGCAGATTCGAAGTACACTTCATTGAATCATTGGCTGTACTTTCAGAAAAAAGAGACCCTCAAGAACAAAGCGCAACTATTCCTCACCGTCTCTCAGTTTATACGCCAGAAACTCATAGCTCAGGGATTTCCTGAAGACAAGATTCTCAACCATTATCATGGTGTTGATATCCAGAAGTTTTGGGCAGATCCAAACATTGCTCGTGGACCCATTGTCTTGTTCGTGGGACGTCTTACCGAGAAGAAAGGATGTAAGTATCTGCTTGAGGCCATGTCTATGGTCCAGAGAGAATGCTCTGATGTTGAGTTAGTCATCATTGGCGATGGGCCCCTCAGATCTGAGTTAGAAACAATAGCTCAAAAGAGTCTTAAAAGATATCAATTCCTGGGGGTTCAGCCACCAGAAGTAGTGAAATCCTGGATGAATCGAGCACGCCTATTAGCAGCACCTAGCGTTACGTCGTCAAAAGGAGATGCAGAAGGATTACCGAATGTTGTTCTGGAAGCACAAGCGATGTCATTACCGGTTGTGAGTACAGTGCATGCTGGAATCCCTGAAGCCGTTGTTGATGGTGTAACTGGCTATTTATCCCCAGAGGCTGATTCCCAAGGCCTAGCTAATTCTATGGTGCGTCTATTTCAAGATCACACCCTATGGCAAACCATGAGTTATAAAGGGCGTGAACATGTTGAAACCCAATTTGATCGAGCAAAACAAACTAAGGTATTAGAAGGAATCTATGAATCTGTTTTGAGTGGCGAAATCTAG